The Haliotis asinina isolate JCU_RB_2024 chromosome 2, JCU_Hal_asi_v2, whole genome shotgun sequence genomic interval CCATAATAAGTGCAAGGAATGCGTGCTTCTTCTACAACTGATGATCTATATACAGCGCGATATGTGCGTGAGTAAGTGTCTTTTTACcttgccttcagcaatattctagcaatatcacggcaggggaaaTTTGCTTCAAATATTGTACTTATGTCGGGAAAAGCACCGTTTTGGCGGTGAtgaccgaacgctttaagcactaggatACCACAACGCTCGTGTAATAATCTAGACATTTGAGATTGGCGTGAGTATGCAAAAGAAAcgaatgtgtgtatgtgcgtgcatgtgtgtgtatgtgcgtgcatgcatgtgtgtatatgtatgcatatttttcgtAAATGAAGATTATACAAACATGCCAAAAATGACACTCAATATCTACGATAGTAATCGGGCATCACgtacaaatattgctgaaattttcaCCCAACGTTAAACATCCCAATCCGCTCTGAATGGAAATACTTACTATGTTGCATCGTGACAGTATGGAAGTCTAAATTCATTGATCATTTGTACAACACGTCAGAATCATTTTAATTTGATTGATCATTATTTTGTAAGGTTCGATGACCTTGTTGGCTCCGAACAATGACGCTTTCAAGGCACTCCCTGCAAGTACCCTTAGCTCGCTGCAGAACGATAAAAACAGACTGAAGACTGTGCTCCTCTATCATGTGATCAACCAAGCTCTTATCAGCTTTCTTATCAACGACGGGGACGTCGTAAACACACTGGCCAATCAGAATGTGACCTTCACAAAAACCGTGAGTCTTTGAAGAGCTAACGCGATGCAACATTAAATGACACATTTTAAACCGTGCCTCAAGtaaatgcattttgttttatacACTCAGGTACTGGATATGAAACATCATTTTTCGTCAGAATTATGTTGTTCATTTAATCGTGTGTTGGAAAATGTTTGGTGAAATTACGAAGATTCCTCTGATGTGATGACTTCTCTAAGGCAAACAGTGACAGTCCAACATGATGCATCTTCGCTGTGTTAAaatcttgtgtgtgtgtgtgtgtctgagtgCGAGCGCGCTCACCACCGTTATATAAAATGCCATGATTATTTAACAAGTCCGTCAGTCAAAACTGCCGTGTATGAGAAACATTTTCGTTTGTTGAAAACAGAAGAAAAATAccaccaccccccccccccccccacccacccaccccaaaaaaaaaacaaaacaaaaaaaccctccCAAACCTCTGTTTATCCATGACTTAGAGGACTTACGTTAAATAAAGTATTTCCCAGAAATATTTTTTCCGAAACTAGCATCTAAAAAAGATCAAATAGTTACCCTCGGAGCGAAAACAGACAGAAAATGCCTCCGACTgtataacatgtttttttttttcatttatatgttgtttttgtcaaacaaatatttacaaggCTCATAGTTATAATTATAACCATATGTGTCTTTGTAGTTGTAAATGCACAGATACTTAGTCTCGGTACCAAAGCAAAGGTCTTGGAAagaaaatcaaattttcaatcCTTCTACGCTATAATtccatacccgtgaaggtccgtgtTTGAATTGATCACCGGTAACCCATTTTTGTCATACGAGACGACttaggggatcgggtggtcagaccctCTGGCTTTGTTGTCAAAGCCAGATGCTCAtgtttgatgctcatgctgttcatctgtggattgtctgttccagactcgattattacagaccgccgccatattgctggaatattcctgagtacggcgtaaaattaaactcactcactccataattTCAGGTCGATGGATTGAACACATTTTAAAGGAATACCAAGGGTTCATCACTGACTGTAATGTTTGCAGGGGACGTCTATCAAGGTGAACAATGCAGATATTTCTGGTACCGACGTCATTGTAAGCAATGGTGTTATCCACACCATCGACTCCGTTCTCATGCCCAAAACCGAGAATATCCTGCAATACATTGCCAAGAATGATGGTCTATTCTCAGATCTCTTTGCAGCCATCATTGTCACAAACCTAGAGAGTGCTCTTGAGAGTAAGTATATTTGTAGTCTTACTCTGTGCCAGGCTGCTGGACCTATGTTtctgaagctctcttagcgctaagataatcgTATGTGCgccttacgactatcttagcactaagagagcttcgaaaatctgggccatGAAATGTGACTGATCGTCTTGTTTATGGAGAACTTCCATCGTGAGATGATGTATATATTGAACAAAAGTGTGCATGgaatgacatttgtttgttatttaaagcCACAcgcagcaatgtttcagctacatAACGGCTGTCTGTATACTGTCTGAGTCTAGGTCAGATACACTGTAATCCAGcaatcaacatcatcagcatcgatctacccaattTGGATACTGAAAGTCTTAAATACAATACGATTACAACCGAAAGCCAAGTCGGTGACTCTGACCATCCGATTGCTTTAGTCgattcttacgacaagtatgggttgctgaagaccaattctaacccggatcttcacaggtcggaTGGAAACGAACGTCTTTGAATATGGAGCATCATTTTTTAACGAAAGCTGACTTAAAATACCTCCAGTGATTACGTCACTATATTCACCAGGGACACGGCTTATGCTGTGTGCATCCGAATTGGTTCAGGATTAAATATTGACATAAAGCTGCCATATGCAAGTGTATAGAGTGAAACGCAAGCATATATATTGCAAACAAGTCTTTATGTTGTGTTAACGTCTTTAAATTCACTATCACTTTTTTTCTTTTCCAGGTGGGACGTTCACTGTTTTTGCACCTACTGATGAT includes:
- the LOC137274067 gene encoding transforming growth factor-beta-induced protein ig-h3-like, with the protein product MFVKLLCVVAAFHGAISADSRNIVQYLSANPEYSTLVGLVKDAGLVASLSAPGSMTLLAPNNDAFKALPASTLSSLQNDKNRLKTVLLYHVINQALISFLINDGDVVNTLANQNVTFTKTGTSIKVNNADISGTDVIVSNGVIHTIDSVLMPKTENILQYIAKNDGLFSDLFAAIIVTNLESALESGTFTVFAPTDDAFKKISSSLPGDIASLEKVLKYHVVPGLHPAGSLKDGDMLNTLAGKDLKVDLKNGVEIGTGKVITADIMTINGIIHVIDTVQVP